A genomic stretch from Desulfohalobium retbaense DSM 5692 includes:
- a CDS encoding vitamin B12-dependent ribonucleotide reductase, whose protein sequence is MQMPDDLPDLSLSENAELVLRKRYVRKGPEGEEMETPQELFWRVAAAIAASETAYEQTPFSQEALARRFYDLMASCRFFPNSPTLMNAGTELGQLAACFVLPVGDSMEEIFDAIKYAALIHKSGGGTGFSFSRLRAADSRVGSTGGVASGPISFLRIFNTATEQVKQGGTRRGANMGILRVDHPDILEFIRVKEREGELNNFNLSVALTEDFMRRVEADAEYPLIAPQSEKEVGRLRAREVFTLLVQKAWESGDPGIIFLDRINRDNPTPQLGDIEATNPCGEQPLLPYEACNLGSINLSRFADAPAQELDWEGLRESVHLAVRFLDNVIDASVYPLPQITDQVKRNRKIGLGIMGWADLLYQLRIAYDSRQALSLGEKVMDFIQKEARSASKDLARERGPFPAYADSVFGKQNLGPYRNATTTTIAPTGTLSILAGCSSGIEPLFALSFVREVMDGERLVETNPIFRQAMEEAGCASQRLLDEVARKGTVRDMELVPDDMRNVFVTAMDIDGEAHLRMQAAFQKYTDNAVSKTVNLPHEATQEDIRHIYWLAYEQGCKGVTVYRDGCKSVQVLSTEESRSQRQAEEEGKAPVRQRPDVVYGFTQKVKTGLGELYLTVNEVDGRPFEVFATIGRSGRSITAKAEAIGRLVSLALRSGVPVREVVKQLKGIGGEHPVFQEKGLLLSIPDAVGRVLEQRYLQDELATSGSGKDLTKRSCPECGGELVFQEGCFLCQACGYTKCG, encoded by the coding sequence ATGCAGATGCCGGACGATCTCCCCGACCTCTCTTTGAGCGAAAACGCTGAACTCGTGCTCCGGAAACGGTATGTGCGCAAGGGGCCTGAGGGTGAGGAAATGGAAACCCCGCAGGAATTGTTTTGGCGGGTCGCAGCGGCTATTGCGGCCAGCGAAACGGCCTATGAGCAGACTCCTTTTTCACAAGAGGCGCTGGCGCGGCGGTTTTACGATCTGATGGCCTCATGCCGGTTCTTTCCCAATTCGCCCACCTTGATGAACGCCGGCACCGAACTCGGACAATTGGCGGCCTGTTTTGTGCTCCCGGTCGGCGATTCCATGGAAGAAATCTTTGACGCCATCAAATATGCCGCACTGATCCACAAATCCGGTGGTGGCACCGGGTTTTCGTTTTCCCGCCTGCGAGCGGCCGACAGCCGTGTCGGATCCACCGGGGGTGTTGCCTCCGGCCCCATCTCGTTTCTGCGCATCTTCAACACAGCCACGGAGCAGGTCAAACAAGGCGGCACCAGACGTGGCGCCAACATGGGCATCCTGCGGGTGGACCATCCGGATATTTTGGAATTTATCCGGGTGAAGGAACGGGAGGGAGAGTTGAACAACTTCAACCTCTCGGTGGCCTTAACCGAAGACTTCATGCGCCGGGTCGAAGCCGACGCGGAATACCCGCTGATCGCGCCGCAAAGCGAGAAAGAGGTCGGGCGGCTGCGGGCCAGAGAGGTCTTTACCCTGTTGGTGCAAAAAGCCTGGGAAAGTGGCGATCCGGGGATTATCTTTCTGGATCGGATCAATCGGGACAATCCGACTCCCCAACTCGGCGACATCGAAGCCACTAATCCGTGCGGAGAACAGCCCTTGCTGCCCTATGAGGCCTGCAATCTGGGGTCCATCAATCTGAGCCGGTTTGCCGATGCACCGGCCCAGGAGCTCGATTGGGAGGGACTCAGGGAGTCGGTCCACCTCGCGGTGCGCTTTTTGGACAATGTCATCGACGCTTCGGTCTACCCGTTGCCCCAGATCACGGATCAGGTCAAACGCAACCGGAAAATCGGTCTGGGAATCATGGGTTGGGCCGATCTTTTGTACCAGCTGCGCATAGCCTATGACAGCCGACAGGCGCTTTCTCTCGGAGAGAAGGTCATGGATTTTATCCAGAAGGAGGCACGCTCAGCCTCAAAAGATCTGGCTCGGGAGCGAGGTCCTTTTCCGGCCTATGCCGATTCGGTTTTTGGCAAGCAGAATCTCGGCCCCTATCGCAATGCCACAACCACAACCATTGCCCCGACAGGGACCTTGTCCATACTTGCCGGGTGTTCGTCTGGGATCGAACCGTTGTTTGCCTTGAGTTTTGTCCGCGAGGTCATGGACGGTGAGCGGTTGGTAGAAACCAACCCCATTTTCCGTCAGGCCATGGAAGAGGCTGGCTGCGCCAGCCAACGGCTGTTGGACGAGGTGGCCCGCAAAGGGACGGTGCGTGATATGGAACTCGTGCCCGATGATATGCGCAACGTCTTCGTGACCGCCATGGATATCGACGGTGAGGCCCATCTCCGGATGCAGGCCGCGTTTCAGAAATACACGGACAATGCCGTGTCCAAGACGGTCAATCTGCCCCACGAGGCCACCCAGGAAGACATCCGTCACATCTATTGGCTGGCCTACGAACAGGGGTGCAAAGGGGTCACCGTTTACCGCGACGGCTGCAAATCGGTCCAGGTCCTGAGCACGGAAGAAAGCCGCAGTCAACGCCAGGCTGAAGAGGAAGGAAAAGCCCCGGTCCGCCAACGGCCGGACGTGGTCTACGGCTTTACCCAGAAGGTCAAGACCGGACTTGGAGAGCTGTATCTGACCGTCAATGAGGTCGATGGGCGGCCCTTTGAGGTCTTTGCGACCATCGGTCGTTCCGGACGGTCCATAACCGCCAAGGCTGAAGCCATTGGGCGGCTGGTCTCTCTGGCCCTGCGCTCCGGTGTTCCCGTGCGCGAGGTGGTCAAGCAACTCAAGGGCATCGGCGGGGAGCACCCGGTGTTTCAGGAAAAAGGCCTCTTGCTTTCCATCCCTGACGCTGTGGGGCGTGTTCTGGAACAGCGCTATCTGCAGGACGAACTGGCCACCAGCGGCTCCGGGAAGGATTTGACAAAGCGTTCTTGCCCCGAATGCGGTGGAGAATTGGTTTTCCAAGAGGGGTGTTTTCTCTGTCAGGCTTGCGGGTACACCAAATGCGGCTGA